One Mycobacterium kubicae genomic window carries:
- a CDS encoding transposase produces the protein MPAAHPEEFRRRAVELARLREKPIAKVAKDLGISESCLRRWMDLADVEEGHKEGLTRDERAELVRLRREKRVLEMEVEILKRASAYFARDNILPK, from the coding sequence ATGCCTGCTGCTCATCCGGAGGAGTTTCGCCGTCGTGCGGTGGAGTTGGCCCGTCTGCGGGAGAAGCCGATCGCCAAGGTTGCCAAAGATCTGGGGATCAGCGAGTCCTGTTTGCGTCGATGGATGGATCTGGCCGACGTTGAGGAGGGCCACAAAGAGGGCCTGACCCGCGATGAGCGCGCTGAACTGGTGCGGCTGCGCCGAGAAAAGCGGGTTCTGGAGATGGAAGTGGAGATCCTCAAACGGGCCAGCGCCTACTTCGCCCGGGACAACATCCTCCCAAAATAG
- a CDS encoding transposase → MNRLLWRIHELDPSRAPKPASLGRAKTHRELRAWLTTQLGLVAELARDELADIIVLTDQIDALERRIALRVRANAPSLLTIFGCKELTAAKVVGETAGVVRFRNEAAFARYAGLAPTPRSSGGTRVALRTSRSGNRQLHTAIYRIALVQIRHNSPGQTYYRKRRDSHDPPKEALRRLQRRIVRTVFNRLRSDYANRPLGPPQIRSFPEVERLNAEWSSALADLGSPPL, encoded by the coding sequence ATGAACCGATTGTTGTGGCGAATCCACGAACTCGATCCGTCCCGTGCCCCCAAACCCGCATCGTTGGGCCGGGCCAAGACCCACAGGGAGCTGCGCGCGTGGCTTACCACTCAATTGGGACTGGTCGCCGAGCTCGCCCGTGACGAACTTGCCGACATCATCGTTCTCACCGACCAGATAGATGCGTTGGAAAGGCGCATCGCTCTACGAGTGCGAGCTAACGCTCCATCGCTCCTGACAATCTTCGGCTGCAAGGAATTAACGGCGGCCAAGGTTGTCGGGGAGACAGCCGGTGTCGTCCGGTTCCGCAACGAAGCGGCATTCGCCCGCTATGCCGGGCTCGCACCAACCCCGCGGTCATCGGGAGGCACCCGAGTGGCGTTACGGACAAGTCGGTCAGGGAATCGTCAACTTCACACCGCCATATATCGCATCGCGCTCGTTCAAATTCGACACAACAGTCCCGGCCAGACGTACTACCGGAAACGTCGCGACTCCCATGATCCACCGAAAGAGGCTCTGCGGCGTCTGCAACGGCGGATAGTGCGGACCGTCTTCAATCGCCTTCGTAGTGATTACGCCAACCGGCCCCTTGGCCCACCGCAGATACGGTCCTTTCCCGAGGTGGAAAGGCTTAATGCGGAGTGGAGCAGCGCCCTTGCAGACCTTGGATCACCGCCACTCTGA
- a CDS encoding DUF5994 family protein translates to MTRPLTTRGRSNPVRMSLATELGQDIDGAWWPRADRLTNELPELVSLLTPTLGSITGINVNWPPLQRPPDFNWAGWEHKRQHVISVCGADACANLLVIPFATYTALALMVLRCAANLPINAVDRDKRAFLTAGLIVRAAQQQRAAGVH, encoded by the coding sequence ATGACCCGCCCGCTCACCACGCGAGGGCGATCCAATCCCGTTCGGATGTCGCTTGCCACCGAGCTGGGACAGGACATCGACGGGGCCTGGTGGCCTCGCGCAGACCGCCTTACCAACGAACTGCCTGAGCTTGTCTCGCTCTTGACGCCCACGCTGGGGTCCATCACAGGCATCAATGTCAACTGGCCGCCGCTGCAACGGCCACCAGACTTCAACTGGGCCGGGTGGGAGCACAAGCGCCAACACGTGATCAGCGTCTGCGGCGCCGACGCATGCGCGAACCTGCTGGTCATTCCGTTCGCCACCTACACCGCGCTGGCCCTGATGGTGCTGCGCTGCGCGGCAAATCTTCCGATCAATGCTGTGGACCGGGACAAACGCGCATTCCTGACGGCCGGTTTGATCGTCCGCGCAGCCCAACAACAACGGGCTGCAGGAGTGCACTGA
- the ltrA gene encoding group II intron reverse transcriptase/maturase, translating into MNTSALWPDPDTAELRVRRMQRKLHHWAVDESDRCFDDLYNLVYDPAFLTLAWERVRTNKGARSAGADGTAPRSVGAAEAVGLLQRLREELKERIFRPDPVREVMIPKANGKLRRLGIATVADRVVQASLKLVLEPIFEADFHPCAYGFRPGRRAQDAIAEIHHLASGSRAYHWVFEGDITACFDEISHSALMGRVRRRVGDKRVLALVKSFLKAGILSKDLGYRDTITGTPQGGILSPLLSNVALSVLDEHFAAKWKALGPEWTRAKHRRAGVPTMKIVRYADDFCVMVHGTRADAEALWDEIAAVLAPMGLRLSVEKSRICHVDEGFEFLGFRIQRQIKRGTTKHYVYTWPSKKALMSITDKVRNLTRRHKHRTLADLLRQLNPVLRGWCNYFQHGVSKRTFDYLDHFTWWRVVTWMRKRHHGLAWGVFHRRFLPNWQIREGKTAMFRPQKVEVTRYRYRGTKIITPWTARPTDITAPVA; encoded by the coding sequence GTGAATACGAGTGCTTTGTGGCCCGACCCGGACACGGCCGAGCTGCGGGTACGCAGGATGCAACGCAAACTGCACCATTGGGCGGTTGATGAAAGCGACCGCTGTTTCGATGATTTGTACAACCTCGTTTATGACCCCGCATTCCTCACCCTCGCGTGGGAGCGGGTGCGGACGAACAAGGGTGCGCGCTCAGCCGGTGCCGATGGGACCGCACCGCGGTCTGTCGGTGCGGCAGAGGCGGTCGGACTGCTTCAGCGGCTCCGCGAGGAACTCAAGGAGCGGATATTCCGGCCGGATCCGGTGCGGGAGGTGATGATCCCGAAGGCGAACGGCAAGCTCCGCCGCCTGGGTATCGCGACCGTCGCCGACCGGGTCGTGCAAGCTTCGCTGAAGCTGGTGCTGGAGCCCATTTTCGAGGCGGACTTTCATCCGTGCGCATATGGGTTCCGGCCGGGCAGGCGAGCCCAGGACGCCATCGCTGAGATCCATCACCTCGCCAGCGGCTCACGGGCCTATCACTGGGTTTTCGAGGGAGACATCACGGCGTGCTTCGATGAAATCTCGCATTCGGCCCTTATGGGCCGGGTGCGGCGACGTGTCGGGGACAAACGCGTTCTGGCCCTGGTGAAGTCGTTCCTCAAAGCCGGGATTCTCTCGAAAGATCTCGGCTACCGGGACACCATCACCGGCACTCCGCAAGGCGGAATCCTCTCACCACTGCTCAGCAATGTCGCCCTGTCCGTTCTCGACGAGCACTTCGCCGCGAAGTGGAAGGCGCTCGGCCCGGAATGGACACGTGCCAAGCATCGACGCGCCGGAGTTCCGACCATGAAAATCGTCCGCTACGCAGACGATTTCTGTGTCATGGTCCACGGCACTCGCGCTGATGCCGAAGCGCTTTGGGACGAGATCGCAGCAGTGCTCGCGCCGATGGGCCTGCGCCTGTCGGTCGAGAAGAGCAGGATCTGCCACGTCGACGAGGGGTTCGAGTTCCTCGGCTTCCGCATCCAACGGCAGATCAAAAGGGGCACGACCAAGCACTACGTCTACACCTGGCCGTCGAAGAAGGCACTTATGTCCATCACCGACAAAGTCAGGAATCTGACGCGGCGACACAAACATCGAACGCTCGCTGATCTGCTGCGCCAACTCAACCCCGTCCTGCGGGGATGGTGCAATTACTTCCAGCACGGGGTGTCCAAACGCACCTTCGACTACCTCGACCACTTCACATGGTGGCGGGTGGTGACTTGGATGCGCAAACGGCACCACGGGCTGGCGTGGGGCGTCTTCCATCGACGGTTCCTGCCCAATTGGCAAATCCGCGAAGGCAAGACGGCGATGTTTCGGCCGCAGAAGGTAGAGGTCACCCGATACCGCTACCGGGGCACGAAAATCATCACCCCTTGGACAGCGAGGCCGACGGACATCACTGCACCAGTGGCCTGA
- a CDS encoding IS3 family transposase, whose translation MDSEADGHHCTSGLNPWRARCGEIRSAGSEGGPGKRIGRNADTAPRSDPYTQHRTCEGWIYAAVVLDVYSRRVVGWSIADHLRTELVADALDMARLRRKPVGTVVHSDRGTQYTSWLFGHRLREAGLLGSMGRVASAFDNAMIESFFGSMQIELLDRRTWNTRAELATAIFEYIEAFYNPVRRHSALDYRSPIDYERHHTTTNTAA comes from the coding sequence TTGGACAGCGAGGCCGACGGACATCACTGCACCAGTGGCCTGAATCCGTGGAGAGCCCGTTGCGGAGAAATTCGCTCGGCGGGTTCGGAGGGCGGGCCGGGGAAACGGATCGGTAGAAATGCCGACACCGCGCCCCGGTCCGACCCCTACACCCAGCACCGCACCTGCGAAGGCTGGATATACGCCGCGGTCGTGCTCGACGTGTACTCCCGCCGGGTAGTGGGCTGGTCGATCGCAGATCACCTCCGCACCGAACTGGTCGCCGACGCCCTGGACATGGCCCGCCTACGCCGCAAACCCGTTGGCACAGTGGTCCATTCGGACCGTGGGACTCAATACACCTCGTGGCTTTTCGGCCACCGGCTACGCGAGGCCGGCCTGCTGGGCTCCATGGGGCGAGTCGCTTCTGCGTTCGATAACGCGATGATCGAATCGTTCTTCGGCTCTATGCAGATCGAGCTCCTCGACCGCCGCACCTGGAACACCCGCGCCGAGCTCGCCACAGCAATCTTTGAATACATCGAAGCCTTCTACAACCCGGTGCGCCGCCACAGTGCCCTGGACTACCGCAGCCCCATCGACTACGAAAGACACCACACGACCACGAACACGGCCGCGTGA
- the dnaG gene encoding DNA primase translates to MAGRISDRDIAAIREGARIEDVVGDHVQLRKAGADSLKGLCPFHNEKSPSFHVRPNHGHFHCFGCGEGGDVFAFVQKIEHVSFVEAVELLADRIGYTITYAGPATSVQRDRGSRSRLVAANAAAAEFYAEALESDEAAPARRYLTERNFDAAAARRFGCGFAPSGWDRLTKHLQRKGFEFKELEAAGLSRQGRRGPIDRFHRRLLWPIRTASGEVIGFGARRLFDDDPMEAKYVNTPETVLYKKSSVMFGIDLAKRDIAKGHQAVVVEGYTDVMAMHLAGVTTAVASCGTAFGDEHLAMLRRLMMDDSFFRGELIYVFDGDAAGRAAALKAFDGEQNLAGQSFVAVAADGMDPCDLRLKSGDGALRDLVARRTPLFEFAIRTAIAEMDLDSAEGRVAALRRCVPMVSQIKDPALRDEYARQLAGWVGWDDVPQVIDRVRNTAKGGQPAGRSGNGSGAPGQGTRPGSKAKAGSATRPDPRDPTLWPQREALKSALQYPALAGPVFDTLTVESFTHPGYAAVRSAIEAAGGTSTGASGAQWIDAVRQQTSSELTAGLITELGVESVQVDDEKLPRYISGVLARLQEVWVGRQIAEVKAKLQRMSPIEQGDEYHALFGDLVAMEAYRRSLLEQASGDDVSA, encoded by the coding sequence ATGGCTGGCCGGATCTCTGATCGCGATATCGCCGCCATCCGGGAAGGCGCACGCATCGAAGACGTCGTGGGCGACCATGTCCAGCTGCGTAAAGCCGGTGCCGACTCACTCAAGGGCCTGTGCCCGTTTCACAACGAGAAGTCACCGTCCTTCCACGTGCGGCCCAATCACGGCCACTTCCACTGCTTTGGCTGTGGCGAGGGCGGTGACGTGTTTGCCTTCGTCCAAAAGATCGAGCACGTCAGCTTCGTCGAGGCCGTCGAACTGCTCGCTGATCGCATCGGCTACACCATCACCTACGCGGGGCCGGCCACCAGCGTGCAACGAGACCGCGGCAGCCGCAGCCGGCTCGTCGCGGCCAACGCGGCCGCTGCCGAGTTCTACGCCGAGGCGCTGGAGTCCGACGAGGCCGCCCCGGCTCGCCGGTACCTGACCGAACGCAACTTCGACGCCGCAGCCGCCCGCCGGTTCGGTTGCGGCTTTGCGCCGTCGGGCTGGGACCGGCTGACCAAGCATCTGCAGCGCAAAGGTTTCGAGTTCAAGGAGCTGGAGGCCGCTGGGCTGTCCCGGCAGGGCCGCCGTGGCCCGATCGATCGCTTTCACCGGCGACTGCTGTGGCCCATCCGTACCGCGTCCGGCGAGGTCATCGGTTTCGGGGCCCGACGCCTGTTCGACGACGACCCCATGGAAGCCAAGTACGTCAATACTCCCGAAACGGTGCTGTACAAGAAGTCGTCGGTGATGTTCGGCATCGACTTGGCGAAGCGCGACATTGCCAAGGGCCATCAAGCGGTCGTCGTCGAGGGCTATACCGACGTGATGGCCATGCATCTGGCCGGGGTCACCACCGCCGTCGCATCGTGCGGAACCGCCTTCGGTGACGAGCACCTGGCGATGCTGCGCCGGCTGATGATGGACGACAGCTTTTTTCGCGGCGAGCTGATCTACGTCTTCGACGGAGACGCGGCCGGCCGCGCCGCCGCCCTCAAAGCCTTCGACGGCGAACAGAACCTCGCCGGACAGTCCTTTGTCGCTGTCGCCGCTGACGGCATGGACCCGTGCGACTTGCGGCTCAAGTCCGGTGACGGCGCCCTGCGCGATCTGGTCGCACGGCGCACGCCCTTGTTCGAGTTCGCGATCCGGACCGCGATCGCGGAAATGGATTTGGACAGCGCCGAGGGCAGGGTGGCCGCCCTGCGTCGTTGCGTGCCGATGGTCAGTCAGATCAAAGACCCGGCACTGCGCGACGAATACGCGCGCCAGCTCGCGGGCTGGGTCGGCTGGGACGACGTCCCCCAAGTCATCGACCGGGTACGCAACACGGCCAAAGGCGGCCAACCGGCCGGACGGAGCGGGAACGGGTCGGGTGCGCCTGGGCAAGGCACCCGGCCGGGCTCGAAGGCCAAGGCCGGCAGCGCGACCCGCCCCGACCCGCGTGACCCGACCCTGTGGCCACAGCGTGAGGCGCTCAAATCGGCGTTGCAGTATCCGGCGCTGGCCGGTCCGGTGTTCGACACGTTGACCGTGGAGAGTTTCACTCACCCCGGCTACGCGGCGGTGCGCTCGGCCATCGAGGCCGCCGGAGGTACGTCGACCGGTGCCAGCGGCGCCCAGTGGATCGACGCGGTGCGTCAGCAGACCTCATCGGAGTTGACCGCGGGGTTGATCACCGAGCTGGGCGTGGAGTCCGTCCAAGTCGACGACGAAAAACTGCCGCGGTATATCTCCGGGGTGCTGGCCCGCTTGCAGGAGGTGTGGGTGGGCCGCCAGATCGCCGAGGTCAAGGCGAAATTGCAGCGCATGTCGCCGATCGAGCAAGGCGATGAGTACCACGCGCTGTTCGGCGATCTGGTCGCCATGGAGGCTTACCGACGCAGTCTGTTGGAGCAGGCCAGCGGCGACGACGTCAGCGCCTGA
- a CDS encoding IS3 family transposase, with protein sequence MSTSGYYEWRTRPACDRDRHDAELANTITAIHTASRQTYGVRRIQAELRHGHGIEVSHKRVWRCMKLVGVQGVHRRRWRREPPAAASWPDLVQRQFRAEGPDRLWVTDIERREALFNRTEVRDHRRRAIAVAR encoded by the coding sequence GTGTCGACGTCCGGCTATTACGAATGGCGCACTCGGCCGGCCTGCGATCGCGACCGCCACGACGCCGAGCTGGCCAACACCATCACCGCAATTCACACCGCGTCGCGTCAAACCTACGGGGTGCGCCGTATCCAGGCTGAGCTGCGTCACGGCCATGGGATTGAGGTCAGCCATAAGCGGGTGTGGCGGTGCATGAAACTGGTTGGCGTGCAGGGCGTTCATCGCCGCCGCTGGAGGCGGGAACCGCCGGCGGCCGCATCGTGGCCGGATCTGGTTCAGCGGCAGTTCCGCGCCGAAGGTCCCGACCGGTTGTGGGTCACCGACATCGAGCGCCGTGAGGCGCTGTTCAACCGAACGGAGGTGAGAGACCACCGTCGCCGAGCCATCGCAGTGGCCCGGTAG